A single region of the Nicotiana sylvestris chromosome 6, ASM39365v2, whole genome shotgun sequence genome encodes:
- the LOC138870674 gene encoding uncharacterized protein: MIGLCGAATKQAIQPTKNGNQYVDLTINNKPSRAMVDTGATHNFVIKAAAKRLELKLAPTNSRVKTVNTEVKNVCGVANGIGFKLGTWKGMTNFTIQAQLSAMQVVKGINKGEPTFMATIASLEKDKNFQDIVSPCIEKLLKDNKDVMPEELPKHLLPRREVDHKIELEPGAKPPAFAPYRMAPSELEELKKQLKDLLDAGHIRPSKAPFGAPVLF; this comes from the exons ATGATCGGATTATGTGGTGCTGCCACAAAGCAAGCTATCCAACCTACCAAGAATGGCAATCAGTACGtggatctcaccatcaacaacaagccttctcgtgcaatggtggatactggagcaactcataatttcGTGATTAAGGCTGCCGCAAAGAGACTAGAATTGAAGCTTGCTCCAACCAACTCTCGTGTCAAGACCGTGAATACCGAGGTAAAAAATGTGTGTGGGGTAGCTAATGGAATTGGTTtcaaattgggaacttggaaaggtatgacaaactttacc ATCCAAGCACAACTTTCAGCTATGCAAGTTGTCAAGGGGATCAACAAGGGGGAGCCGACGTTCATGGCAACCATTGCAAGTCTAGAGAAAGACAAGAATTTTCAAGATATAGTGTCGCCTTGCATAGAGAAGTTGCTTAAGGATAACAAAGATGTCATGCCTGAGGAGTTGCCTAAGCACTTGCTGCCTAGGAGAGaggtggatcacaagattgagttggagccaggggctaagccacccgcatttgccccatatcgtatggcaccgtcTGAGCTAGAGGAGCTCAAGAAACAATTGAAAGATTTGTTGGATGCTGGTCACATTCGCCCATCGAAGGCACCTTTTGGCGCACCAGTATTGTtctag
- the LOC138870675 gene encoding uncharacterized protein, with protein sequence MNSENEDAMNLNLLYREFPEHFVWSTTYKMWSRRQQGFAIGRVLTCHPTEGERYFLRLLLMNVRGPKSYKNLRTVNGVTCNTFREAAEKRGLLLCVNNLIECMSEAVSYQMPHSLRHLFVVLLVYCNPVNPRELWEKFECPMSEDFKKYPNMPTREIRYKVLNHINDILHSMGRDINEFELTQGKIQSSAIAKEAKDVHFERNIIVNKEDLLLPYKLNIEQKRAYNIILDTIFSNKYGAFFIDGPGGTGKSFLYRALLATVRHRGFIALATASSGVAASLLPGGRTAHFRFKIPIDVDGNFSCIISKQSSLASLIRDAKLIVWDEISMAKKEMIEALDLLLKDLMETTMLFGGKVVVFSGDFRQTLPLFVVDKGKILFENQVECIMFNAEIMHLEDLFCHFHTYLVSVAQVKESNYMSNPLNKFTWTIDRYTIVEPIETVNPPESPLSPPTRLNLTPFGNFEYQPEGSEFGN encoded by the exons ATGAACAGCGAAAACGAAGATGCTATGAATTTGAATTTATTATATCGAGAATTTCCAGAACATTTTGTTTGGTCCACAACATACAAAATGTGGTCACGTCGCCAACAAGGATTTGCTATTGGTAGAGTTTTAACATGTCATCCAACCGAAGGAGAAAGATACTTTCTTAGATTGCTCTTAATGAACGTGAGAGGACCAAAATCGTATAAAAATTTGCGAACTGTAAATGGAGTAACTTGTAACACATTTAGAGAAGCCGCAGAAAAAAGAGGATTGTTACTTTGCGTTAATAATTTAATAGAATGCATGTCAGAAGCAGTAAGTTACCAAATGCCACACAGTTTAAGGCACTTATTTGTTGTACTATTAGTTTATTGCAATCCTGTTAATCCAAGAGAGTTGTGGGAAAAATTTGAATGCCCAATGTCTGAAGATTTCAAAAAATATCCGAACATGCCTACAAGAGAAATTCGTTACAAAGTGCTAAATCATATTAATGATATTCTTCATTCAATGGGTCGTGATATCAACGAATTTGAACTAACTCAAGGCAAAATTCAATCATCTGCAATAGCCAAAGAAGCTAAAGATGTACATTTTGAAAGGAATATTATCGTTAATAAAGAAGATCTACTATTACCATATAAACTAAATATTGAACAGAAAAGAGCTTACAATATAATCCTTGAtacaattttctcaaataaataCGGAGCATTCTTCATTGATGGTCCGGGCGGAACTGGAAAAAGCTTTTTATATCGTGCCTTATTAGCTACAGTGAGACATAGAGGATTTATAGCATTAGCGACTGCGAGTTCAGGTGTTGCTGCTTCACTTCTTCCTGGAGGCCGAACTGCTCATTTCCGATTTAAAATACCTATTGATGTTGATGGAAATTTTAGTTGCATTATTAGCAAACAAAGTTCATTGGCATCATTGATTCGAGATGCAAAACTAATAGTATGGGACGAAATTTCAATGGCGAAAAAAGAAATGATTGAAGCACTAGATTTGCTCCTTAAAGATTTAATGGAAACAACTATGTTGTTTGGCGGAAAGGTTGTTGTATTCAGTGGCGATTTTAGACAAACTCTCCCGTTGTTCGTGGTGGACAAAGGAAAGATTTTGTTC GAAAATCAAGTCGAATGCATTATGTTCAATGCGGAGATAATGCATCTTGAAGATCTGTTTTGCCATTTCCATACATACTTGGTGTCAGTTGCACAAGTCAAAGAATCAAACTATATGTCAAATCCGCTTAACAAATTTACATGGACAATTGATAGATATACCATTGTTGAGCCAATAGAAACTGTTAATCCTCCAGAAAGTCCATTGTCGCCGCCAACGCGCCTAAATCTTACACCATTTGGCAACTTTGAATATCAACCTGAGGGATCTGAATTCGGTAATTGA